CCCGATTTCTCACTCGAACCCTGGACCCCTTGGATCCTTGAACCCTATTATAAAACGATCGAACTAAAGTCTTCGCCTGAAGGTCCAAGGTTCTCCTATTCCCGGAATGGGACATTAAAAAGGGAGCCCGTTGGGGCGGGCCCCCGTTGAGGTTTACGCGTGTCTTGGCATAGTTACATAACATCTCCCGCCGACATAATGATCTGGCTGTTCGCTCTTTCTTCGTTTAATCGTCAACGCGGTGATGGGTTGGGTTGATTGGTAAGCAGACCGACATCGCTGATGGAACATCAGGGACTGTTCCGTCAACCCCTTGTCGCTCCTGGAATCGAAGGGGCGTTGTGATGAGATCCACCCCCTTTCCCGGGCGATATAGAAAAGGAGGGGAGAAGGTCTTTGATCGGGACCCGCAGGAAAAACGAACGCTTTCTAAAGCTGCCGGTGGAGTTGAATGATGCCTGATGTGCGCTTCCCCACGCTTTTCGCCCGAGCCCTTCGATCCGGTAAAGATAATTTATATATTGAATATCACAATATGATGGAGAATGTCAAGTTAAAAATACCAGATATTGTGTTAGATCGGGTGACTATTCCGATCCCCTTCATGGGGACCCTGCCCCAGGATGGAAGAACCCTTTCCGGATACCTTTATTTGATCCTTGCAGGATAAGGATCATTGTGATTTAAGCAATTCAGGACACGGAGGATGCAAACTCTGGAAACCGATCAGCGCGTGAATCGAGGGCGGTTTCCCGGGTGGGGTGCAGGCCTTATTGTCAACCTTGAGATTGACGACTCTCTTTTTCCAGGAGGTTTTCACCTATGGCGTCATTTATTCCACTTGAAGAGGTCACCCGGGAACTCTGTGATGTGGCCATGGGACGGCTGGCGGCTGACATGGTGATTCGCCGGGGAAGGCTCGTCAACGTCAATACCCTTGAAATCCTGGAAGGGGTGGATGTGGCTGTGAAAAAAGGGCGGATCGCCCTTGTCGGAGATGCCTCAGGGTGCATTGGAGAAGATACCCACGTCATTGATGCCAAGGGTTACTATCTCACCCCCGGGTTCATGGACGGACACATCCACGTGGAAAGCAGCATGCTGACGGTTTCCCAGTACAACAACACCGTGGTGCCCCGCGGAACGACCGCCATTTTCATGGATCCACACGAAATTGCCAACGTCCTGGGTCTCAAGGGTGTTCGGATCATGATGGAGGAGGCAGAGGCCCTCCCCCTCCGGGTATTTACCACGATACCCTCCTGTGTGCCTGCAGCCCCGGGTTTTGAAGATACGGGTGCGGAAATCGGGCCGGATGAAATCGCTGAAGCCCTTGAATGGGAGGGAATTGTCGGCTTGGGAGAGCTCATGAATTTCCCTGGTGTCATAAACAGCGACCCGGAGACCCACAGGAAAATCGAGGTGACCCTCAGGGCCGGAAAACCCGTAACCGGGCATTTCTCCATACCCGATACGGGATCCATGCTGAATGCCTATGCGGCTGCCGGAATCCGTTCTTGCCATGAATCGGTTCACCCCGAGGAGGCCCTGGCCAAAATGCGCCTCGGGATGTATGCCAAGATCCGAGAAGGATCGGCCTGGCGCGACCTAAAATCCGTCATCCGGGTCCTTACCGAAGAACGGGCATCCAGCCGTTTCGCCATATTGGTAAGTGACGATACCCACCCAGACACCCTGATCAAAGATGGCCACATGGACCATATCGTGAGACGTGCGATCGAGGAAGGGGTGAATCCCGTCACCGCCATCAGGATGGTTACCCTCAACCCGGCGGAATGTTTCAATATGGGCAAGGATTTCGGAAGCATCTCCCCTTCAAAGGTGGCCGATATCCTCTTGATCGAAGACCTCAGCCGGGTCAAGGTGGATCGGGTGATCGTGGGTGGTCACATGGTGGCCGAGGGTGGAAAAATGATGAGAGAGAGTCCACCCCACCCTTACCCCGACTGGTCCAAGAACACCCTCAATCTCGGAAAGACCTTGACCCGGGAGGACTTCATGTTGAGATCGACCGAAGGCTCGGTGACCGTCCGCGTCATGGAGATCGAAGAGGCCAAGGTGGGTACCATCCAGGGGACTGCCGAGCTCAGGGTCGTTGACGGCAACGTTCCTCCGGATCCCGACCGGGATATTGCAAAGGTGGCCCTGTTCGAACGACACAGGGCGACCGGTACACGAGGACTGGGATTCGTGAAAGGATTCGGCATGAAGGGAGGGGCGGCCGCTTCAACCGTGTCCCACGATTCCCACAACCTCCTTGTTGTGGGAATGGACGAGGGGGACATGGCCTTTGCAGGGAACCAACTGGTCAAGGCCGGGGGCGGCATGATTGTGGTTAGGGACGGCAAGGTGCTGGCCCTTCTCCCCCTTCCGGTCGCCGGACTACTCACGGACCGCCCCGTTCACGAGGTTCAACGCCTGGTGGAAAGACTGGACGGGGCATGGAAGGAACTTGGATGCGATCTCGTCTCTCCGTTCATGACCATGTCTCTCCTGGGCCTGCCGGTGCTTCCGGAACTCAGGATCAGTAACCGGGGCCTGGTGGATACCCTGAAATTCCGATTCGTGGATGTTATTGTCCCACCCGGGAAACGGGAGAAACCTTCGCCTTAAGAAAAAACTTTTGCTTGAGTATTTTCTCAAAAAGAGACCTTTGAAAAAACGTTTCGTAACGTTCAAAAGTTGTGGCACGGCCCTGATGGGCAGTATTATTTCAGGCCCCGGATAGGATCTCCACGGCCGGAGACTGTTTCTTGGTATCTCTAAGAATACTCTTGGCGCAAATGTCATAGTTAAAGATCATGTCCGAATGGACATCCGACAGGGCGACCTTGCCTTCAGGCTTGAGATAGGGATACACCAGGTCGTAGTTCTCCCGAAGCAGTCCTGTGATCCAGAAAAACTGGCTTTCCACGCTCTCTCCGAGTTTGACCTCGTATCCCCGGCCATATTTGGCTTTTCCCTTATCGCAGGCAAAACGCGGGAAGGGCTGTTTGGGGACTTCCACGGCCACGCCGAGCATCTTCAACTCCTCTTCATTTTTCTCCACCACCCGTTCCATGGCAAAAACGATCAGCCGTTCAAAAAGGTCCATGCCCCGTTCCATGTCTTCACGCAATATCGCCGTGACCTTTTCCGGTTCCCTGAGATATTCCTCAAGACCGATCCCGCGATTCCGCCGAACCTCAACACCCATCTGGCTGAAATCGATCAGATACCTTCCCCGCTGAACGCGGTCCGGACTTTCCAGCTCAAGCCGGATATTGGGGCTGTCCACATAGATTCCCTTGATCCTGGGGTTCATGCAGGCCAAGAACTTGCTGTAGATCATGCTGTGGGTCATCACGTAGCGATGCCCCTTGTAATGAATATGGGGGACATATTCCACGTCATGGGCCAAAGGGTCTGTCACTGGACTCAGTTGCACCCTCTCCAGGTTGAACAGTCCTTCATTTTCCAGGAAAACATGCATGGCATTGACAAAGGTGGTCCTTATGGCCATGGCGGCATAAGTCGTATCGCTCATCCACTTTTCGGAATAGTATTTGTCAAGGAATTCCTCCAGGCTGGAACCGCCTTCTTTCAGCGCCGCCTGGAACCCGTAAAGACCCTGGCCGATCATCTCCATGGTTTCATCTTTCATGATATCTGACTGCTCCTTTGTTTTTGGAAAAACTTCAAACCGTTAAAGAATAGGCAAATACTTTTCTACTTCGAACCTGCTTACATGGACACGATAGAGGTCCCATTCAATCTTCTTGTTCTCGATGAATTTATTGAAGATATGTTCTCCCAGCGTCTTCCTCACCAATTCGCTATTCTCGGCCTCAAGGATCGCCGAATAGAGATTTCCGGGCAGATCGACGATCCCGTATGCCTTTCGCTCTGTAGGATTCATTTCAAATATATCTTCTTCCACGGGATCAGGCAGTTCATACTTCTTTTCGATCCCTTCGAGTCCGGCGGCCAGCATGGCTGCAAACGCCAGGTAGGGATTACAGGCCGGATCCGGAGAACGAAATTCGATCCTCGTGGCCTTCTCCTTGCCGGGCTTGTACATGGGGACCCGAATCATGGCCGAACGATTGCGGCGGGCCCAGGATACATAAACGGGGGCCTCGTATCCGGGAACCAGGCGCTTGTAAGAATTCACCCACTGATTGGTAAGCACGGTGATCTCCGGGGCATGGCGCATAAGCCCGGCGATGTAACAT
This region of Deltaproteobacteria bacterium genomic DNA includes:
- the ade gene encoding adenine deaminase, with product MASFIPLEEVTRELCDVAMGRLAADMVIRRGRLVNVNTLEILEGVDVAVKKGRIALVGDASGCIGEDTHVIDAKGYYLTPGFMDGHIHVESSMLTVSQYNNTVVPRGTTAIFMDPHEIANVLGLKGVRIMMEEAEALPLRVFTTIPSCVPAAPGFEDTGAEIGPDEIAEALEWEGIVGLGELMNFPGVINSDPETHRKIEVTLRAGKPVTGHFSIPDTGSMLNAYAAAGIRSCHESVHPEEALAKMRLGMYAKIREGSAWRDLKSVIRVLTEERASSRFAILVSDDTHPDTLIKDGHMDHIVRRAIEEGVNPVTAIRMVTLNPAECFNMGKDFGSISPSKVADILLIEDLSRVKVDRVIVGGHMVAEGGKMMRESPPHPYPDWSKNTLNLGKTLTREDFMLRSTEGSVTVRVMEIEEAKVGTIQGTAELRVVDGNVPPDPDRDIAKVALFERHRATGTRGLGFVKGFGMKGGAAASTVSHDSHNLLVVGMDEGDMAFAGNQLVKAGGGMIVVRDGKVLALLPLPVAGLLTDRPVHEVQRLVERLDGAWKELGCDLVSPFMTMSLLGLPVLPELRISNRGLVDTLKFRFVDVIVPPGKREKPSP